GAAGTGAAACCATTCATTGCGATTCTGCTTCCACAGTGCAAACACCAATAATAGAAGTAGAACCAATCGAAACCTTGCCTAAACCACATTCCCATCATTTGGGTTCTTCTTGGCAAACGTTACGTACTGCCCAGGAAGAAGCATGGTCGAAGCTTAAAGAACAAGAAGGGGAAAAAGCCGGGGGTTCAACACTCACTTTTAAGCCAATCCATCCCACAACGAATCTTGCTGTGATTGGCCTATTGGTTTTGTTATGTGCATTTTTATGGCAAAATTACTTGACGGATTTGTCTAATAGCACATTGCAAATGACATGTGGTGTTACCATTTTACTAATTGATGGTTGGTTTGTATTGCGAAATCTTGGATACCCGAGCTTTAAACGTGTGGGCAAGCTGCAGCCAATGATGAACGAGACTGTTTCCAAACAGGCTAATCCCACTATCTCCTCTCAGTTATTGGAAACTGAGCCTGAACAAGATGAGGATCCCTTCGATGCACAAAGTTATTATCGGAATTTACCTAGGCAAACAACGCTGCTGACTTATAATCAGCCAGATCAAACCGTATTTCTTGGGGAAGCAAAGCTGCAGCCGCAGGGGCCGCGAATCGAAGAGTCCATCAATGGCAAAATCAAAGTGATCTCAATTCCGGGAGAACATTTTACAATAGGGAGGGGTGGGGCTAATGTTAAAGTTGACTATGCTATGGAAGAGGCGGGCGTTTCCCGCAGCCATGCAGAAATTAAGAAAACAGATCAGGGCTATGCGATACAAGATACGGGATCAACGAATGGGACTTACTTAAATGGAGAAGCACTCGTGACCTATCAATCGTATCCGTTGAAGGATGGAGATGAAATTAGAATTGTCAAGGTAGAGTTGGCATTCCGTATTTAGCTATTTAGACGCAATAATTCGTATTTTTCTAGTGAATGCGCTTTCGAGGGCAATTTAGCTACTTCCTGTCTGGCAGAAGCAGTGTTATAATAAGAAGTCGCGAATCTTTGCGATTATTTTCTAACAGACAGGGGTTTGTGTTTACGAGATGAGTCTTTTAACAATTGAAGATTTAAGCCACAGTTTCGGTGATCGTACATTATTCAAAAATGTATCCTTCCGTTTACTGGCCGGTGAACGTGTTGGTATTGTTGGAGCGAATGGCGTGGGGAAGTCCACGTTGATGAATATATTGACTGGAAAGCTTTTGAAGGATACAGGAAAAGTAGAATGGACTCCGCGGGTACATTATGGTTATTTGGATCAGCATTCCGTTTTGACACCAGGCAGAACGATTCGGGATATTTTACGCGATGCCTTTTTGCCGCTTTTTGAGGCGGAGAAAGAAATGATGAGCATCACTGAGAAGATGGGAGATGCCTCACCAGATGAGCTTGAAGTGCTCTTGGAGCAAATGGGTGAAATCCAAGAGCGCCTAGAGATTGGCGGCTTCTATCTGTTGGATGTGAAAATTGAAGAGATGGGCAACGGACTTGGCCTTAACGCGATTGGCCTTGACCGTGATGTTACCTCCCTAAGCGGGGGACAACGTACGAAGGTTCTTTTGGCA
Above is a genomic segment from Paenibacillus sp. HWE-109 containing:
- a CDS encoding DUF6382 domain-containing protein — translated: MAQEVFGLRYEFVYRHGHYMKLYNETGLNSNDLSSLQVKMLETNTIPNLLPVEIQELDFDISLYYNLSAKRMLAHILKVEGLTKQHFAQCLFSIVCTLETSKNYMLVESGFVLHKNFIFVGNDWSNVSLTYVPLKNLSEEPPFITSLEMLMNQLLLFVKEEERDAVKAVLNHRESQSQLSIQTYKELLLMLMGSETIHCDSASTVQTPIIEVEPIETLPKPHSHHLGSSWQTLRTAQEEAWSKLKEQEGEKAGGSTLTFKPIHPTTNLAVIGLLVLLCAFLWQNYLTDLSNSTLQMTCGVTILLIDGWFVLRNLGYPSFKRVGKLQPMMNETVSKQANPTISSQLLETEPEQDEDPFDAQSYYRNLPRQTTLLTYNQPDQTVFLGEAKLQPQGPRIEESINGKIKVISIPGEHFTIGRGGANVKVDYAMEEAGVSRSHAEIKKTDQGYAIQDTGSTNGTYLNGEALVTYQSYPLKDGDEIRIVKVELAFRI